A window of the Desulfovibrio sp. TomC genome harbors these coding sequences:
- a CDS encoding metallophosphoesterase family protein produces MSRHHLFRRSALTFWLVALGAFLAGLAPDQALALRFVAMGDSRGYTTAAPVNNAVLGTVNQQVTALNPSPEFLMFYGDMSYRAKIDGQYTYTSWLNFMRTQPTGLPASLPLYLAIGNHELHEAGGTSVGAEEAVLMRSCQVAYQDFITANLSAQFMPGITNYNDEYKYLAYSFTADSGNSLFVVLDGFYVDPSQSSIPYTASGSLNQAQLTYLQTTLAASTAKTKFVIVHNPAFEPTDQAYHACWTPSMCTFWQIINDQNVTAVFNGHTHLYSRVMINSNFNASNPTFNFTNSIPQIVAGTCGAPISGTGDEPSMPTAPPNWNEQFQFNYAVVDVDNSGLIGKIVVHSYCSDGTSPWSLCDTYTNIPSSPALNDLLLLQNANGQGQ; encoded by the coding sequence ATGTCGCGCCACCATCTCTTCCGTCGCAGTGCCCTGACCTTCTGGCTCGTTGCGCTTGGTGCTTTCCTTGCCGGCCTTGCCCCCGATCAGGCCTTGGCCCTGCGCTTTGTAGCCATGGGAGATTCGCGTGGGTACACAACGGCTGCGCCCGTCAACAACGCAGTCCTGGGCACCGTGAACCAACAGGTGACGGCTTTAAATCCTTCTCCAGAATTCCTGATGTTTTATGGGGATATGTCCTATCGGGCCAAGATCGACGGCCAATATACCTACACGTCCTGGCTGAACTTCATGCGGACCCAACCGACGGGCCTGCCCGCCTCGCTGCCGCTCTATCTGGCCATCGGAAACCATGAATTGCACGAGGCCGGCGGCACTTCGGTCGGGGCTGAGGAAGCCGTTCTCATGCGCTCCTGCCAAGTGGCCTATCAGGATTTCATAACCGCCAACCTCTCAGCCCAATTCATGCCGGGCATCACGAATTACAATGATGAATACAAGTACCTGGCTTATTCATTTACGGCCGATAGCGGAAATTCGTTGTTTGTCGTTCTGGACGGCTTTTACGTGGACCCGAGTCAATCCTCGATCCCATACACGGCCTCCGGCTCTCTGAATCAGGCGCAACTCACCTATCTTCAGACGACCCTTGCCGCCAGCACCGCCAAGACAAAATTCGTCATTGTGCACAATCCAGCCTTTGAGCCGACCGATCAGGCCTACCACGCCTGTTGGACCCCAAGCATGTGTACGTTCTGGCAAATTATAAACGACCAAAACGTAACCGCCGTCTTCAACGGGCACACCCACCTGTACTCACGGGTCATGATCAATTCAAACTTCAACGCCAGTAATCCAACCTTCAATTTCACAAATTCGATACCGCAAATCGTTGCCGGCACCTGCGGAGCGCCTATTTCCGGTACAGGGGATGAACCGTCAATGCCAACGGCCCCGCCAAACTGGAATGAACAGTTTCAATTCAATTATGCTGTTGTCGATGTGGATAATTCAGGGCTAATAGGCAAGATAGTCGTCCATTCCTATTGCAGTGACGGGACCAGTCCTTGGAGCCTTTGCGACACCTATACCAACATTCCTTCTTCCCCAGCTCTCAACGACCTGCTGTTGCTGCAAAATGCCAATGGGCAGGGACAGTGA
- a CDS encoding ATP-dependent helicase — MDFERELNPAQLQAVTTTEGPVLVIAGAGSGKTRTIVYRLAHLVSQGVAPASILLLTFTRKASQEMLTRAGLLLAMGSQGVSGVAGGTFHAFAFATLRRYHEAAGFPLGFTCLDSADCEDVLGQCKDKLGLGKGDRSFPRKSALLGLLSKARNKEFEVGDIITREAFHLLPYADAVGSLGKAYTAFKAEHNLLDYDDLLFTLERLLTESPELADGIRQRHRYIMVDEYQDTNKVQARLARLLAPASGNVMAVGDDAQSIYAFRGASVDNILDFPTYFPGTTLIKLERNYRSTQPILNLTNAILDGASRKFDKHLFTTREDGPTPQYMRPFSDLTQAAMVAAKVRELTAAYPLHEIAVLFRAGYQSYPLEVELGKAGIPFQKYGGQKFSDAAHIKDVLAYLRLARNTADFPAWSRVLAFVPGIGPKTATKIFEAIRAGDRAVLGKMAAKTPEFKALIEFLDALRALPPHPAELLSKVIEAYAPLLAEKYPEDYPRRQAGLEQLEQIAASYADLDALLADLVLENPDEDRKKSREGHLVLSTVHSAKGLEWSAVLLIDLVDERFPSRHALSRADDLEEERRLLYVACTRAREYLGLFSPETLYQRQGGGCSPAMPSIFLRELPTGVLAERRERLSGNMAESFASCPSPRASGSAAGQTLRQPIRRATSAPMSARMPSPAPMPASAMGYCRHKIFGRGKIIGVLDGGKYRINFPNFGPKVILADYLEMEDASKPEA; from the coding sequence ATGGATTTCGAGCGCGAGCTAAACCCCGCCCAACTGCAAGCCGTCACCACCACTGAAGGCCCGGTCCTGGTCATCGCCGGAGCCGGAAGCGGCAAAACCCGCACCATCGTCTACCGCCTGGCCCATCTGGTCAGCCAGGGCGTGGCCCCGGCCTCCATCCTGCTCCTGACCTTTACCCGCAAGGCCTCCCAGGAGATGCTGACCCGGGCCGGGTTGCTGCTGGCCATGGGGTCCCAGGGCGTCTCCGGGGTGGCCGGCGGCACGTTTCACGCCTTCGCCTTTGCCACGCTTCGCCGCTACCACGAGGCGGCCGGCTTTCCCCTGGGCTTTACCTGCCTGGACAGCGCGGACTGCGAGGATGTGCTGGGCCAATGCAAGGACAAGCTTGGCCTTGGCAAGGGCGACCGCTCGTTTCCCCGCAAGAGCGCCCTTTTGGGACTGCTCTCCAAGGCCCGCAACAAGGAATTCGAGGTCGGCGACATCATCACCCGCGAGGCCTTTCATCTGCTGCCCTATGCCGATGCCGTCGGCAGTCTCGGCAAGGCCTACACGGCGTTTAAGGCCGAGCATAACCTGCTCGATTACGACGACCTGCTCTTCACCCTGGAACGCCTGCTGACCGAATCGCCCGAACTGGCCGATGGCATCCGCCAGCGCCACCGCTACATCATGGTGGACGAATACCAGGACACCAACAAGGTCCAGGCCCGCCTGGCCCGGCTCTTGGCCCCGGCCTCGGGCAACGTCATGGCCGTTGGCGACGACGCCCAGTCCATTTACGCCTTTCGCGGCGCATCCGTGGACAACATCCTCGATTTCCCGACCTATTTTCCCGGCACGACGCTCATTAAACTCGAGCGCAACTACCGCTCCACCCAGCCCATCTTAAATCTGACCAACGCCATCCTGGACGGGGCCAGCCGCAAGTTCGACAAGCACCTGTTCACCACCCGCGAAGACGGCCCAACGCCCCAGTACATGCGGCCCTTTTCCGATCTCACCCAGGCGGCCATGGTGGCGGCCAAGGTGCGCGAACTGACCGCCGCCTATCCGCTCCACGAAATCGCCGTGCTCTTTCGGGCCGGCTACCAGTCCTATCCCCTGGAAGTGGAACTGGGCAAAGCCGGCATCCCGTTTCAGAAATACGGCGGCCAGAAATTCTCCGACGCCGCCCACATCAAAGACGTGCTGGCCTATCTGCGTCTGGCCCGCAACACAGCCGATTTCCCGGCCTGGTCCCGGGTGCTGGCCTTTGTGCCGGGCATCGGCCCCAAGACGGCCACCAAGATCTTCGAGGCCATCCGGGCCGGCGACCGCGCGGTGCTGGGCAAGATGGCGGCCAAGACGCCGGAATTCAAGGCGCTCATTGAATTTCTCGACGCCCTGCGGGCGCTGCCGCCCCATCCGGCCGAGCTCCTCTCCAAAGTCATCGAGGCCTATGCCCCGCTTCTGGCCGAGAAATATCCCGAAGACTATCCCCGCCGTCAGGCGGGCCTGGAGCAACTCGAACAGATTGCCGCCAGCTACGCCGACCTCGACGCCCTCTTGGCCGATCTGGTCCTGGAAAACCCGGACGAGGACCGCAAGAAATCCCGCGAAGGCCATCTCGTGCTCTCCACTGTCCACTCGGCCAAGGGCCTGGAGTGGTCGGCGGTGCTGTTAATCGACCTCGTGGACGAACGCTTTCCCTCGCGCCATGCCTTGTCCCGGGCCGATGACCTGGAAGAGGAACGCCGGCTGCTCTACGTGGCCTGCACCCGGGCCAGGGAATACCTGGGCCTTTTTTCCCCGGAAACCCTCTACCAGCGCCAGGGCGGCGGCTGCTCCCCGGCCATGCCGAGTATCTTTTTGCGCGAACTGCCAACCGGCGTCCTGGCCGAGCGCCGTGAACGCCTCAGCGGCAACATGGCCGAGAGCTTTGCCTCCTGCCCAAGCCCCCGGGCCTCGGGCAGCGCCGCCGGACAGACCCTGCGCCAGCCCATCCGCCGGGCCACCTCGGCCCCGATGTCCGCCCGGATGCCGTCCCCGGCCCCGATGCCGGCTTCGGCCATGGGCTACTGCCGCCACAAGATTTTCGGGCGCGGCAAGATCATCGGCGTGCTGGACGGCGGCAAATACCGCATCAATTTCCCGAATTTCGGTCCCAAGGTCATCCTTGCCGACTATCTGGAAATGGAGGATGCTTCCAAGCCTGAGGCCTAA
- a CDS encoding alkaline phosphatase family protein → MPHDRKRLVVLGLDGLPLTLAKTLAASGRLPNLDRLLALDAASIEAELPELSPVNWTSFLTAAGPGTHGIFGFVGIDPASYRLGPVDASTIAAPTIMERATAAGLTAKMVNIPCAAPVRPLAGAIIAGFPETDLARAVYPPELAQNLKLAGYRIEADTTRGAADFDGLARGLRATLASRRAALEMLWAGGDFDLFMLVLTETDRLFHFFFPAVAHSEHQLHGPVLDLLADWDRLIGLVLDRYEALPGPKRFIALADHGFVELTTEFDLNVWLASKGLLKTQPGAADEYDARIVPHHTAAFALDPGRIYINIKERFARGVFHEHVAEKLANELRDELLTVTHEGKPVFAAIHLRGEIYSGRQVRRAPDVVCVPRQGISLTAKYNRTELTGHYGRFGCHSPFDALWCDSEAARPARTSDAGAVVAAYFNLPEPKEQAWISSAS, encoded by the coding sequence ATGCCACACGATCGCAAACGACTCGTTGTCCTGGGACTCGACGGGCTGCCGCTGACGCTGGCCAAAACGCTCGCCGCCTCTGGCCGCCTCCCCAACCTCGACCGGTTGCTGGCCCTGGACGCCGCCAGCATCGAGGCCGAATTGCCGGAACTCTCGCCGGTCAACTGGACCTCGTTTTTAACCGCCGCCGGTCCCGGAACGCACGGCATCTTCGGCTTTGTCGGCATCGACCCGGCCAGCTACCGCCTCGGTCCGGTGGACGCTTCCACCATCGCCGCCCCGACCATCATGGAGCGCGCCACCGCCGCCGGGCTGACCGCCAAGATGGTCAACATCCCCTGCGCCGCGCCGGTCAGGCCGCTTGCCGGAGCCATCATCGCCGGCTTCCCGGAAACCGACCTGGCCCGGGCCGTGTATCCGCCGGAACTGGCCCAGAATTTAAAGCTCGCCGGCTACCGCATCGAGGCCGACACCACCCGGGGCGCCGCCGATTTCGACGGGCTTGCCCGGGGCCTTCGCGCCACCTTGGCTTCGCGCCGCGCCGCTCTGGAGATGCTTTGGGCCGGCGGCGACTTTGACCTGTTCATGCTGGTTTTGACCGAAACAGACCGCCTGTTTCATTTCTTTTTCCCGGCTGTGGCCCACAGCGAACACCAGCTCCACGGCCCGGTCCTCGACCTGCTGGCCGACTGGGACAGGCTCATCGGCCTCGTCCTTGACCGCTACGAGGCCCTGCCCGGACCCAAGCGGTTTATCGCCCTGGCCGACCACGGCTTTGTGGAGCTTACGACCGAGTTTGACCTCAACGTCTGGCTGGCCTCCAAGGGGCTTTTAAAGACCCAGCCCGGGGCTGCCGACGAATATGACGCCCGCATCGTGCCGCACCACACCGCCGCCTTTGCCCTGGACCCGGGGCGCATCTATATCAACATCAAGGAACGCTTCGCCCGGGGCGTGTTCCACGAGCATGTGGCCGAAAAGCTGGCCAATGAATTGCGCGACGAACTGTTGACCGTCACCCACGAAGGCAAACCGGTCTTTGCGGCCATTCATCTGCGCGGTGAAATCTACAGTGGCCGGCAGGTCCGCCGCGCCCCGGACGTGGTCTGCGTCCCGCGCCAGGGGATCAGCCTTACGGCCAAGTACAACCGCACGGAACTGACCGGACACTACGGCCGTTTCGGCTGCCACAGCCCCTTTGACGCCCTGTGGTGCGACAGTGAGGCCGCCCGCCCGGCCCGCACCTCCGATGCCGGGGCCGTGGTTGCCGCCTATTTCAATCTTCCCGAACCCAAAGAGCAGGCATGGATTTCGAGCGCGAGCTAA
- a CDS encoding type II toxin-antitoxin system HicB family antitoxin, whose translation MGSSRFTLAFDQKDDGRFIAEVQEIPGILAYGTTQAAAKAMGLAIALCSRTTGSNL comes from the coding sequence TTGGGAAGCAGCAGATTCACTCTCGCCTTCGACCAAAAAGATGACGGCCGATTCATTGCCGAGGTCCAGGAGATTCCCGGCATTCTGGCTTACGGGACCACCCAGGCGGCAGCCAAGGCCATGGGCCTCGCTATCGCCCTTTGCTCCCGGACGACCGGATCGAACCTCTAA
- a CDS encoding SAM-dependent methyltransferase: MDIPRIFTITESAHRIHNPFTPEKFATLGAALRLESGDRVLDLGSGSGEMLCTWARDYGVIGVGIDMSQLFVEQAKRRAVELGVADQVRFIHGDAAGYVSDEKVSVAACVGATWIGGGVAGTLELLARSLCTGGILLVGEPYWRQLPPTEDVAKGCLAGAITDFRMLPELLASFGRLGYDVVEMVLADQDGWDRYEAAKWLTMRRWLEANPDDELAKEVRAKLTSEPERYAVYTREYLGWGVFALMPR; encoded by the coding sequence GTGGACATTCCACGGATATTCACCATTACGGAAAGCGCGCACCGTATTCACAACCCGTTCACCCCTGAAAAGTTTGCCACTCTTGGCGCGGCGTTGCGTCTGGAGTCGGGGGACCGGGTGCTCGACCTCGGCAGCGGTTCGGGGGAGATGCTGTGCACCTGGGCTCGCGATTACGGCGTCATCGGCGTTGGCATCGATATGAGCCAGTTGTTTGTCGAGCAAGCGAAACGCCGTGCTGTGGAACTCGGCGTCGCCGATCAAGTCCGGTTCATCCATGGCGATGCTGCCGGTTATGTCTCTGACGAGAAGGTTAGTGTGGCAGCCTGTGTCGGCGCCACGTGGATCGGCGGCGGAGTCGCCGGCACTCTCGAGCTCCTGGCGCGAAGCCTGTGCACCGGAGGGATCCTCCTCGTCGGCGAACCCTATTGGCGGCAGTTGCCGCCGACGGAAGATGTCGCCAAGGGGTGTCTTGCCGGCGCAATCACCGACTTTCGCATGCTTCCGGAGCTGCTCGCGTCTTTCGGCCGCCTTGGGTACGACGTCGTTGAAATGGTTCTGGCTGACCAAGACGGCTGGGACAGATACGAGGCGGCCAAATGGCTCACCATGCGCCGCTGGCTTGAAGCCAATCCCGACGACGAGTTGGCGAAAGAGGTTCGCGCCAAGTTGACCTCTGAACCCGAGCGCTACGCCGTTTACACGCGCGAATACCTGGGCTGGGGTGTGTTTGCGCTGATGCCCCGATGA
- a CDS encoding ABC transporter permease gives MLEARSLMVLPRLLWRIQPSVLLAVLAHKARSLFVIASVALGVATLTVIVAAVDGAREKALEIVGLFGPDALLLMGGDMGSKAVGQRFNTLTLNDAKSISRSLPGVKAVLPMRSIRFVRVKYGNRNHETPAIVGAAAGYAAIWNWPLAEGRDLSAEDVDSGAKVALIGDAPAKQLFGDASPIGRTIFINQLQVRIIGRLAFRGITGGGSDISIDDRIILPITTLTQRLHHDRLTVHSIRVKFYDPQFMDDYSRNLRTLLRYQHRLATADPDDFTIVSATEILRFLTAFTGGIVVFLGLTAVVAMLVGGFVLANLMFLGVTERQEEIGLRKAVGATGIAITLQFLFEALYLTVTGAACGVVLGTALGALLSSFGLLSLHLSLKIILLALAAALAIALVFGLKPALKAASLDPIDALRGGG, from the coding sequence GTGCTTGAAGCCCGCAGTCTCATGGTTCTGCCGCGCCTGCTGTGGCGCATCCAGCCCAGCGTCTTGCTGGCCGTTCTGGCCCACAAGGCCCGCAGCCTGTTTGTCATCGCCTCGGTCGCCCTGGGGGTGGCCACACTGACGGTCATTGTCGCCGCAGTGGATGGCGCCCGGGAAAAAGCTCTGGAGATCGTCGGTCTCTTTGGCCCGGACGCCTTGCTGCTCATGGGCGGCGACATGGGCAGCAAGGCTGTGGGCCAGCGCTTCAACACCCTGACCCTCAACGACGCCAAGAGCATCAGCCGCTCGCTGCCCGGGGTCAAAGCCGTGTTGCCCATGCGCTCCATTCGCTTCGTGCGCGTCAAATACGGCAACAGAAACCACGAAACCCCGGCCATCGTCGGCGCCGCTGCCGGGTATGCCGCCATCTGGAATTGGCCGCTGGCCGAGGGACGTGACCTCTCCGCCGAGGACGTCGACAGCGGAGCCAAGGTGGCCCTTATTGGCGATGCCCCGGCCAAACAGCTTTTCGGCGACGCATCGCCCATTGGCCGCACCATTTTCATCAACCAGCTGCAAGTGCGCATCATCGGCCGTCTGGCCTTCCGAGGCATTACGGGCGGCGGCTCGGACATCTCCATTGATGACCGCATCATTTTGCCCATCACCACGCTGACGCAGCGTCTCCATCATGATCGTCTGACCGTGCACAGCATTCGTGTGAAATTTTACGATCCGCAGTTTATGGATGACTACTCCCGGAATTTGCGGACATTGTTGCGATATCAGCACCGGCTTGCAACGGCCGATCCTGATGACTTTACCATTGTATCGGCTACGGAAATCCTGCGCTTCCTGACGGCCTTTACCGGCGGCATCGTGGTTTTTCTGGGCCTAACCGCGGTCGTAGCCATGCTGGTTGGCGGCTTTGTCCTGGCAAATCTGATGTTTCTCGGAGTCACCGAACGTCAGGAAGAGATCGGCTTGCGCAAGGCCGTGGGCGCAACCGGAATCGCCATCACCCTGCAGTTTCTGTTCGAAGCCCTTTATCTGACGGTGACGGGCGCAGCTTGCGGCGTGGTCCTTGGTACGGCGCTGGGAGCCCTTCTCTCCAGTTTCGGTTTGCTCAGTCTGCACCTTTCCCTGAAAATCATTTTGCTGGCCCTGGCCGCAGCCCTGGCCATCGCCTTGGTCTTCGGCCTCAAACCGGCACTCAAGGCCGCTTCCCTTGATCCCATTGATGCCTTGCGTGGCGGCGGATAG
- a CDS encoding sulfotransferase family protein — MEYANWLSRLLLHQGFSRQFAFPIVDNAATAQAIGLLRHVLPRQHPVPIRKPIFLLCLPRTGSTWLQELLCAHPDVGYFTHLMHHFPNAIQEACTLARLLGLEARGERFIRDSVVQGLGSPSEGLALWGEWLGLDPACLQYEALTVADLEPGTVRDMRQTMGIALAQFPGRSRFFCKNPALIPYAPVLAELFPDAAFIHLVRDPRLTANSMQKLLVRCDEQLTALKAGRARLTMRLDRFIPYPRLPRLVEYMDRFGPDDLRTTARLWRDAAAFLDEQASRLPRLLTVRFEDVLADPAGTVQTILDFCELPGFAPGHAAFRELCARTGRVAHINRYQGYAMITDVCRDAMVRLGYDPTAPPPGTNV; from the coding sequence ATGGAATACGCCAATTGGCTGTCCCGGCTGCTGTTGCACCAAGGCTTTTCCCGGCAATTTGCCTTCCCCATCGTTGACAATGCCGCAACGGCCCAGGCCATTGGTCTGCTGCGGCATGTCTTGCCGCGCCAGCATCCTGTGCCGATCCGAAAGCCCATTTTCCTGTTGTGCCTGCCGCGAACTGGCTCCACGTGGCTGCAGGAACTCTTGTGCGCCCATCCGGACGTGGGCTATTTCACGCATCTGATGCACCATTTTCCAAACGCCATCCAGGAAGCCTGCACACTGGCCCGATTGCTTGGCCTGGAGGCCCGGGGAGAGCGGTTTATCCGCGATTCGGTGGTCCAGGGCCTGGGCAGTCCGTCTGAAGGGCTGGCGCTGTGGGGGGAATGGCTCGGACTCGACCCTGCCTGTCTGCAATACGAAGCCCTGACCGTGGCAGATCTCGAGCCGGGTACGGTCCGGGACATGCGCCAGACCATGGGCATCGCCCTGGCTCAGTTCCCGGGACGGTCCCGGTTTTTCTGCAAGAACCCGGCGTTGATTCCCTATGCTCCGGTATTGGCGGAGCTTTTCCCGGACGCTGCGTTTATTCATCTCGTGCGTGATCCGCGCCTGACAGCCAATTCCATGCAAAAGCTTCTGGTGCGCTGCGACGAACAACTGACAGCCCTCAAGGCCGGCCGGGCTCGACTGACCATGCGGCTTGACCGCTTCATCCCCTACCCGCGCCTCCCCCGTCTGGTGGAATACATGGATCGGTTTGGCCCGGACGATCTGCGCACCACAGCCCGATTATGGCGTGACGCAGCGGCCTTTCTGGACGAGCAGGCGTCGCGCCTGCCACGGTTGCTGACCGTGCGCTTCGAGGACGTCCTGGCTGATCCGGCCGGAACCGTGCAGACGATCCTGGATTTTTGTGAACTTCCCGGGTTTGCCCCGGGCCACGCCGCATTTCGGGAACTGTGCGCGCGAACGGGCCGTGTCGCCCATATCAACCGCTACCAAGGCTATGCTATGATCACCGACGTCTGCCGGGACGCCATGGTCCGGTTAGGCTATGATCCGACTGCCCCGCCCCCGGGGACGAACGTGTGA
- a CDS encoding aryl-sulfate sulfotransferase encodes MASPHGAVDPAPTEALVRADRSPRDQAMTNVSVNEQTVGLFTDTALAQPGLTLISTMFGYDTWLIDNQGRVVNSWTSDSVGAGPAYLLDNGDLIRSGIAYLNKYNLELNAPSGGRIQEYDWTGNLVWDYEYIGEDYSQHHDFSVMPNGHVLLIAWEYKSPAEAWLAGRDPSLLSPKGLVVDSVVEVAKTGPATGEVVWEWHVWDHLVQDENPGLANYGQAVNSPERIDVNYAGTPIKDTTDADPDWNHVNGIDYNPETDQIVLSVHTLNEVWIIDHSTTTAEAAGSTGGKSGHGGDLLYRYGNPQAYGAGDSTDQVLYGQHDAQWIAEGLPGAGNLLIFNNGWQSPQGDASHVLEVALPKDAAGNYLMGDDGAFAAADVVWSYPDGNDPNFYAAYVSGAQRLENGNTLMTLGSTGTVVEVDALGHEVWRYVNPDTDMGLLAQGEEVPAVGLGTVNNIFKAVRYGYDFAGFWGKDLTGGALLVSSDNATMGTGAAQGAIGPSLAVVMA; translated from the coding sequence ATGGCCTCGCCGCATGGTGCCGTCGACCCCGCGCCGACCGAAGCGCTTGTGCGGGCCGACCGTTCGCCCAGGGATCAGGCCATGACCAACGTCAGCGTCAATGAACAGACCGTCGGCCTTTTTACCGACACGGCCTTGGCCCAACCGGGGCTCACGCTTATTTCCACCATGTTCGGCTACGACACCTGGCTCATCGACAACCAGGGCCGCGTCGTCAACTCCTGGACCAGCGACAGCGTCGGGGCCGGACCGGCCTATCTGCTCGACAACGGCGACCTCATCCGTTCCGGCATCGCCTATCTCAACAAGTACAACCTCGAACTCAACGCGCCCTCCGGGGGGCGCATCCAGGAGTATGACTGGACCGGCAATCTCGTCTGGGATTATGAATATATCGGCGAGGACTACAGCCAGCACCACGATTTCAGCGTCATGCCCAACGGCCATGTCCTGCTCATTGCCTGGGAATACAAATCCCCGGCCGAGGCCTGGCTGGCCGGGCGCGACCCGTCGCTGCTTTCGCCCAAGGGCCTTGTGGTCGACTCCGTGGTGGAGGTCGCCAAAACCGGACCCGCCACGGGGGAGGTGGTCTGGGAGTGGCATGTCTGGGACCATCTGGTGCAGGACGAAAATCCCGGCCTGGCCAACTACGGGCAGGCAGTGAATTCTCCCGAGCGCATCGACGTCAACTACGCCGGAACGCCCATCAAGGACACGACCGACGCCGATCCCGACTGGAATCACGTAAACGGCATCGACTATAATCCCGAAACCGATCAGATTGTCTTAAGCGTCCACACCCTCAATGAAGTCTGGATCATCGATCACAGCACCACCACGGCCGAAGCGGCCGGGTCCACCGGCGGCAAGTCCGGTCACGGCGGCGACCTCCTCTACCGCTATGGCAATCCCCAGGCCTACGGGGCCGGCGACAGCACCGATCAGGTGCTCTACGGCCAGCACGACGCCCAATGGATCGCCGAGGGCCTGCCCGGAGCCGGCAATCTCCTCATCTTCAACAACGGCTGGCAAAGTCCCCAAGGGGACGCTTCCCACGTCCTGGAGGTGGCCCTGCCCAAGGACGCCGCCGGCAACTACCTGATGGGCGACGACGGGGCCTTTGCCGCGGCCGACGTGGTCTGGAGCTATCCCGACGGCAATGACCCGAATTTCTATGCCGCCTACGTTTCCGGGGCGCAGCGCCTGGAAAACGGCAATACGCTCATGACCCTGGGCAGTACCGGCACGGTTGTCGAAGTGGACGCCCTTGGCCATGAGGTCTGGCGATACGTCAATCCCGACACGGACATGGGGCTTCTGGCCCAGGGAGAGGAAGTGCCGGCCGTGGGCCTTGGCACGGTCAACAACATTTTCAAGGCCGTGCGTTACGGCTATGATTTTGCCGGCTTTTGGGGCAAGGACCTGACCGGCGGCGCGCTGCTTGTAAGCAGCGACAACGCGACCATGGGGACCGGCGCGGCCCAGGGGGCAATCGGGCCGTCCCTGGCCGTGGTCATGGCCTGA